TCGGTGCACAGTCATTCCTCGAAGAAGATGATGACCCTAGCAACCAACAGGGGCATGGGACGCACACCTCATCCACGGCAGCCGGTAACTTCGTCACCGGCGCGTCGTATCATGGTATGGGAGCGGGCACCGCATCAGGAGTTGCTCCTGGTGCCCACATCGCCATGTACAAGGTGTGCGCTGATGGAGAATGTAATGATTCCGCCATAGTGTCCGGCCTCGACGCAGCCATCAAGGATGGGGTGGACGTGCTCTCACTCTCCATTGGCCATCTTGGCAGCCTCAGGTTCGATAAAGACCCCATCGCCATCAGCACATTCAGTGCCATATCAAAGGGCATCGTCGTGGTTTCCACGGGTGGTAACGAAGGACCCGATTCACATTCAGTAAACAACGATGCACCATGGATCCTCACAGTCGGTGCTAGCTCGGTGGATCGAAGCTTCGACATCGGCGTGAATCTCAGCAATGGCAAGTGCATCCATGGAGAAGGGCTTAGCCAGGTGGCAAAGCCGAGGTCAAAGATGTACCCACTCCTCTACTCCGAAGAACGAGGCAAGTTTGACTACGTGGATAACCATGTTGTCAGTGAGAAGATCGTCGTCTGTGAAACAGATGCTACCCGGGAGAACATCGACAACATAATGAGTGCCGGTGCGGTCGGCGTAGTGCTATTGAACGGTGAATCCAACGGATACACGATTGAGCTTGAGGATTACAACTCCAGTGTGGTGCAGGTGAGCACGAACGATGGCGCCATCCTCAGAGCCTATGCGACATCGACAAACAGCTCGGCGGGTGCCATTTTCTCGTGCCACAACACACTGCTTGGTGTCCATCCGGCCCCTGTGGTGGCATCGTTCTCTTCCCGAGGTCCAAGCATCGACATCCCCGGCGTGCTCAAACCAGACATATTGGCACCGGGGCTCAACATCCTTGCCGCATGGCCGCCGGGAACGGACTCCATACTAGGCCCTTTCAACATCTTGTCCGGCACATCGATGGCAACACCACACATTAGTGGCGTCGCCGCGCTTATCAAGAGCTTGCATCCAGACTGGTCCCCGGCCGCCGTCAAGTCGGCCATCTTGACGACAGCGGACGCTGTTAACAGCACTGGCGGCTCGATCTTGGACGAGAATCACAAGAAAGCCGATGCGTACGCGAAAGGCGCAGGGCATGTGAATCCTGCGAGAGCCGCCGACCCTGGCCTGGTCTATGACATGGGTATCATCGACTATGCTGGTTACATTTGTTGGCTCCTCGGCGACGAAGGCCTGGCAACCTTCGTGCAAGACAAGAGATTGACTTGCGCGAAGCTGCCCAAGGTCAAAGACGTGCAGCTCAACTACCCAACCATAACTGTGCCGTTGAAGTCAACAACCTTCGTCGTGAACCGAACAGTGACAAATGTAGGGCCGCCAGCATCAACGTACACCGTGAAGTTGGACATGCCCAAATCGGTCACGGTACGTGTCGCACCGAACAAGCTGGTGTTCTCCAAGGCTGGGGAGAAGAAGACGTTCGCCGTGTCGGTGAGTGGCAAGGACGTTCATGGACAAGGACATGTGGAGGGAAGCTTGAGCTGGGTGTCGGCGAAGCATGTAGTGCGGAGCCCGATCATCGCTGTTCCTAATCTCCCCGAATCTCCGCCGCCTCCCGAGAATATTTAGGTGCGTTGTGGAAAAGGGCTAGAAGTGAATGATTGAAATGTTTCATTTTTTTATCATCAATTTGTAAGGTTGCTTAAATTGTTAAATCGATCAACTTTCTGAGATATTGGAGAGCTACTGTCAGATTAATTCATGAGTATACGTATAGTATGAGCTATTCCTATCGCAGCGAACTTGCTGAACAAGGTAGTACTGGTGAACAAAAGCACAAGCGTGTGTGCAGTGCGAGCTAAGAAAGCCGGTTCATCATCCGGCATTATGCATGGTATTCAGTCATGattgtcaagtgtcaagttcttttAAAGGCTGAACCCTCAAGTGTCAAGTGCAGTTAACAGGGCATTcgcacaaaaaataaaaataaaaacagttAACAGGGGCAGTGGAGTAACTGTAGCTGGATTCTCAAATCCTGAATTTCAAGTTCAGAATATGATACTGAATTATCATGAAAAAATTTAGTACCATCTTGAATTTAGTCCCAAGTCTCAGCCAGCCCTTCTCTAAAAGCGATGCAGATTGCAGGTTTGCCTCCCACCAATATGAATATGCTCCTTGCATAAGCTAGTAACCACTGGCCATTTTTCATTTTTAATCCTACTTGCATCATGCCTGATGACTTCTTTTGGGGGATTTGGACGCGCCACCAATTTTAGTGGTTCTATTTCCCTTGCAACCAAACAAAGCCGGAGGGTTACGAGGAAGAGGGAGCGGCATTGTGTCTGCGCTCCGGCGGTCCCTCGCTGTCAATTGGGACCGTCAGCAGCGGCCTTCTGCACTCTCGGGATCTACATTTTATCCTTTGATCGACCTTCTAGATATGGCGAGCGTGACCCACATCCTGCCAGGACCAAGGAGAGCGTCATCGAAGAGCTAGTAGCTGACAGCCTGCATCTTGGGTCCAGGCTCTACCTCATTGGGTTCTCATTGGACCGTGAGATCATATGGAGCTACCTCAGGCACACCCGCTGCCAGTTGTATACGGGAGTGCCTTCTTTTTTTCACTTGAAAGGAGAGGTCCTATGTGACGCTCTGTGCGTCCAATAACGACCTGGCGCACAGGCGCGCCCCCTATTGGGCCAACCCATTTTAACCTAGAGCGAACGCCAAGCTGTACCAACCGAATAACTGTAGCGATGGTTCACACTGTAGCGTACAGTCTTTtcggttgtcttctttatttcgattTTTTGAAATGCATATTTTTTGTAAACGCGACATGTAaaatttcagaacctttctttaaACGCAACAATTTAAATTTTCAAACATTAAAGTTCCAATTAATTATTTATACACCAGCATTTtctaaatttgtgatttttttggaaacaagaattgttttcaaaatggaaacatttttttggaaatttctgaacatttttcgAAACTATTAGCATTTTCTAAAATACCAACATTTTCTCAAATTGGAgaacattttttttcaatttttgatCATTTCTTGTAAtgtcatgaactttttttaaaaaattatgtttttttaaAAATCGGAATAAATAAACATAAAATCCCTGAAACCAGTAAATGTAGGCTAAAAAACTTGTtagaaatattagcacttttcaaattagactaatccacgagtaaacagtaagcatggcaaaTATGACATGCATCTCATACtgatacctaagcatactagcacgtacaATACATAGAAGCAAaccatctatgagcagcacatatacgaCTAGCACaagtacgagtaaacgagggatgaacagatcataacctccggttggccaggccaacacggcggcggcaacagcagcctcggcgtcgtccgtggccttcttcttggcggcgtTGGCCAAGAAGTTGTTAATTAATCCCTGATTAATTAATTCGTTCCTGAgtggcaaaaataagcttcggtTCATTCCCACAACCCGCGGCGCGCGCGTCGCGACAAGgtgaggcggacggcggcggaggaggagcgcgcgtgtaccactcatcttcccaagctcccaatggcaagtggtagagcagcccttataaaggagtctcaactctcctcaactagcaaggtgggactaaacttcccaccacctgccattCCATCCACaggcctcaagattaaccaggaATCATTGTTCGTATGGGCCTAAAGCCCACCTATGATTCAACAATCCCCCATCAGATgtcgaggcacataagtttgttaactgttccaaacaatgtttgatatataTCAGAAatttcagtggagactgttaaattgaacttccacctagagcaacaggattatacttcttcacaactgaacaatgcaCTATGCCTTGGATGTCAGTTTGGCGTGCAAaagtttcgcctattgtcagctgatacgtggctgccgaaggctaaaccccacgggtggagcttattagtcatactccgtaccttctcatgagcttcctagtgattacccaatctcatagactgtgaccagcagtcgggctcacataggtctgttcctccaaagaatgcttagcatcttgcttacacaagctttggctttggaacacattaagacaaaatttagcctgccttacagaattgagagtattaCTGCATCTACAACGGAGTGGGTtcattaaggatactctcctcagttgaccgatggattgttttcccaggtcctaattcacgggatctccgatcacctaggttgggttacccccatggcaacttacgtgggtctcatacccatctccctcgatgcattttctatcacagtCCGTGATAGCActttcgtaaaagggtctgccagattcttagccgtcttGATATAATCCAAtgctattactccggagtttcttgattttctgacagatttcaatcttcttcttatgtgctttgtggatttcatgttgtcctttgaactcttagccttggcaatcaccgtttgattgtcacagttcataaggacagccgGCACTAGTTTATCAACCACAtgcaaatccatcaaaagctctcgaagccattttgcttcgacgcatgatgtgtctaatgctgtgagttctgcttccatagtcgatctggttaagatcgtctgcttgcaagacttccaggaaaagcacaccaagtgtgaagacatgtccacttgtggctttcatctcattagcatcagatatccaattggaatcactatacccctcaagtaccgtcAGGTACTCAAAATAGTGAATTCCGTAGTTCACAGTGCCTTGCAAGTAACTcatcactcgctcaacagcatgccaatacacatctcccggattggaaacaaaccggctcagtttgcacacaacaaatgagatgtcaggacgagtagcacatgctaggtatatcagtgaaccaaccacttcagaatatctcaattgatctacagccGTGCCTTTGAACTTTCGGATctgcacgctaggatcatatggtgttgtagaaggtttgcagtccgaatatccaaaatggctcaaaatcttctcaacatagtgggattgcaaaagtgtaattccacccttAGAATTTcttagtagcttgatgttcaagataacatcagccactcccaggtctttcatctcaaagttatgagatagaaaagccttgacctcctcaatgaccttgagatgggtcccaaatatcagtatgtcatcgacatacagacagagtataactccttcgcccccaccatagcgatagtatacacatttgtcagcttcgttaacaacaaagccggcagatgtcagagtagtgttgaacttctcatgccattgcttaggcacttgtttcaggccatacaaggatttcactagcttgcacacctttctttcctgaccgtttactacaaagccatctggctgttgcatgtaaattttCTCGTCTAGCTCTCTGtcaaggaaagccgtcttaacatccatctaatgaacgagaagaccatgcgaggcagccaaagcgagtaacactcgaatggttgtcagtctagccacatgtgagtaagtgtcgaagaaatcctcttcttctttctgggtataacccttggccacaagcctagccttgtacttctcaacagtaccatcaggactaagcttcttcttgaacacccacttacatcctaatggtttAGAACCATAAGGatgatcagtgatctcccatgtcccgttagccaagatggaatccatctcgctatggactgcatccttctagtagtcagcatccggagatgcataagtTTCTGAAATGGAACTCGGAGtgtcatcatccacgaggtacacgaggaaatcatcaccaaaagactttgtagtcctctgtctcttgctcctaaccgGAGCTTCCTCAACATCCTCCATGGAACTCTCATCACTtttatgttcataatattccattgGAATGGCTGGTTgaggagtctcatcagattccagtctagaagtgctttgcatatatctcatggggaaaatatcctcaaagaatgtagcatccctagACTCCATGATCGTACTGATCTTCACGTCgtgtacctcagatttcactactagaaatctatagccaatgctatgcttggaatagCCAAGAAAAATgcagtccacagtctttggtcccaacttgcacTTTGTGGTTATTGGCatgttgactttcgccaaacagccctaAGTGCATAAGTAAGAGAGTGTAGTgcttttcttttcccattgctcatagggagtagtctcattatcctttgtgggaactttattcaggacatgacatgatgtcaatacagcctccccccaccatgccttggataaacccgatgtatgtaacatggcattaaccaaatcagttagagtacggtttttccatTCGGTAACCCCGTTTGACTgcggtgagtagggaggcgtcctctcatgaataataccatgttccacacagaataaatcaaactcattagaaaagtactctccaccatgatgACCCACTAGTATATGGGGTAACTTGTAGccttttcggtaagtaagagtgtcgaatccaacgaggagcagaaggaaatgacaagtggttttcagcaaggtaatgtctgcaagtgctaaaattgtaagtagcagagtactttgatagcaagataatttgtaacgagcaagtaacgatagtagtaacaaaagtgcagcaaggtagcccaatccttttgaggcaaaggacctgccaaaatagtctcttatgataagcaaagtgttcttgagggtacacgggaatttcatcaagtcactttcatcatgttggcttaattcatgttcgctactttgataatttggtatgtgggttgaccgatgcttaggtgttgttcttacttgaacaaacctcctacttatgattaaccctttcgcaagcatccgcaactacgagaaaaatataaagaataaattctaaccatggcattaaacttttggatccaatcggtcccttacgaaatagcgcataaactagggtttaagcttctgtcactctcgaacccatcatctaataactactccacaatgcattcccttaggcccaaatatggtgaagtgtcatgtagtcgacattcacatgacaccactaagggaatcacaacatacatatcatcaaaatatcgaacacatatcaagttcacatgattacttgcaacatgatttctcccgtgacctcaagaacaaaagtaactaatcacaaatgataatcatgctcaagatcagaggggtattaaatagcataatggatctgaacatataatcttccaccaaataaaccatacagtaatcaactacaagatgtaatcaatactactagtcacccacaagcaccaatctgtagttctggtacaaagattgaacacaagggatgaactagggtttgagatgagatggtgctgttgaagatgttcatggagattgccctccccaagatgggagagttgtcggtgatgataatgacaatgatttccccctccgggagggaagttcccccgacggatcgctccgtcggagggcaaaagtgcttctGTCCAgcttccgcctcgagatggcggctgagggagtcttggattagggggtgtccggatagccagactataacctttggccggactcctggactatgaagatacaagattgaagacttcgtcccgtgtccggatgggactttccttggcgtggaaggcaagcttggcgatacggatatgtagatctcctcccattgtaaccgactctgtgtaaccctagccctctccggtgtctatataaaccagagggttttagtccgtaggacgaacaacaatcataccataggctagcttctagggtttagcctctctgatctcgtggtagatctactcttgtactacccatatcatcaatattaataaagcaggagtagggttttacctcgatcgagagggcccaaacctgggtaaaaacatcgtgtcccttgtctcctgttaccatccgcctagacgcacagttcgggaccccctacccgagatccgccggttttgacaccgacattggtgctttcattgagagttcctctgtgtcctcatctttaggcccgatggctcctccgatcatcaacaacgatgcagtccagggtgagacttttctccccggacagatcttcgtattcggcggctttgcactgcaggccaatttgcttggccatctggagcagatcgaaagctacgcccctggccatcaggtcagatttggaagtttgaactacacagctgacatccgcggagacccgatcttcgacgggttcgagccacagccgagcgcgtcgcactgtcatgatgggcatgatctagctctgccgccgaatagtgccctggaggccgcacccgtgtccgctccgacccttagctcggagccgactgcaccaatcgaggacgggtggcagGACACCGCcgcgggggctgcaatctctacggtgatcgagccgaacaccagccttctCCTCTacgaagcccatgactccaaggtgccggactcctctccggactccgaaccttccgcgcccctgccgatcgaatccgattgggcgccgatcatggag
Above is a window of Triticum aestivum cultivar Chinese Spring chromosome 6B, IWGSC CS RefSeq v2.1, whole genome shotgun sequence DNA encoding:
- the LOC123138695 gene encoding subtilisin-like protease 1 → MYRHWYESFLPKSRDGDSGKSPLLHSYTEVFSGFAAKLTDRELNAVAKNPGFVRAFRDQTRYLMTTHTPKFLGLRKGTGIWSDADYGKGVIIGLLDSGIYAEHPSFDGENIATPPARWKGSCMATRCNNKLIGAQSFLEEDDDPSNQQGHGTHTSSTAAGNFVTGASYHGMGAGTASGVAPGAHIAMYKVCADGECNDSAIVSGLDAAIKDGVDVLSLSIGHLGSLRFDKDPIAISTFSAISKGIVVVSTGGNEGPDSHSVNNDAPWILTVGASSVDRSFDIGVNLSNGKCIHGEGLSQVAKPRSKMYPLLYSEERGKFDYVDNHVVSEKIVVCETDATRENIDNIMSAGAVGVVLLNGESNGYTIELEDYNSSVVQVSTNDGAILRAYATSTNSSAGAIFSCHNTLLGVHPAPVVASFSSRGPSIDIPGVLKPDILAPGLNILAAWPPGTDSILGPFNILSGTSMATPHISGVAALIKSLHPDWSPAAVKSAILTTADAVNSTGGSILDENHKKADAYAKGAGHVNPARAADPGLVYDMGIIDYAGYICWLLGDEGLATFVQDKRLTCAKLPKVKDVQLNYPTITVPLKSTTFVVNRTVTNVGPPASTYTVKLDMPKSVTVRVAPNKLVFSKAGEKKTFAVSVSGKDVHGQGHVEGSLSWVSAKHVVRSPIIAVPNLPESPPPPENI